In a single window of the Anguilla rostrata isolate EN2019 chromosome 6, ASM1855537v3, whole genome shotgun sequence genome:
- the LOC135257831 gene encoding protein FAM163A-like, with translation MTAGTVVITGGILAAVILLFIIAVLCYCRLQYYCCKHNASEQDSCSYGDPQAQFACNACSAPGVDGAAVTPLCLPPNPAPPHSYCPTCSPYGNPFYIRAAGDVRNGGERLAYGPAHYENRALSLAMSAVRTPPLSARAPPDCYANTRAFSTEV, from the exons ATGACAGCTGGAACTGTAGTGATAACCGGAGGAATTCTGGCTGCAGTGATACTCCTGTTTATCATAGCAGTCCTCTGCTACTGTCGGCTCCAG TATTATTGCTGTAAGCACAATGCTTCTGAACAGGACTCCTGCTCTTATGGGGACCCCCAGGCCCAGTTCGCCTGCAACGCCTGCAGCGCCCCGGGGGTGGATGGGGCGGCCGTCACGCCCCTGTGcctgccccccaaccccgccccgcCTCACAGCTACTGCCCCACCTGCTCCCCGTACGGGAACCCCTTCTACATCCGCGCGGCGGGGGACGTGCGGAACGGGGGCGAGCGCCTGGCCTACGGCCCCGCCCACTACGAGAATCGGGCGCTGTCCCTCGCCATGTCTGCCGTGCGGACGCCGCCACTGAGCGCCCGCGCGCCTCCGGACTGCTACGCCAACACGCGCGCGTTCAGCACCGAGGTCtga